A region from the Mya arenaria isolate MELC-2E11 chromosome 2, ASM2691426v1 genome encodes:
- the LOC128214165 gene encoding uncharacterized protein LOC128214165 gives MGVVAETDVDYGAIYGPFPAVGNIPSAHFIGYLTSDSVRETASVRVDVHDSQLGTAWLPYVRAARSMDEQNMEAYTKDGHIYYRTLQIIRSGKELLVWYSKDFAQILGIHVSLTPIDGDEIPCPKCGESFQYQYSMLAHARFRCNGSQSTSSISPGRRHPKTDHALPSPSFSDGHASDNSDNSDIRILKRKSDSDVDLDLSPAKVMVVEENNNVATPPQCSPKAERERGEAGSAFRKVEKSTVSHSPTGQSNEARTSVHRQESRSIANEMLQEKSQDNLMRHLYNKRMMPSAALNNRFVGGFGMMMPNWLVPKSSSTQQYIDPRLYAERCPVPTSSKPNFFQNLPGPINVLSQDAIRSYPNGEMLSKQILMEQLRKSQLPCVPTANPMVEKILQTASTPPILQRPIQQMNLAQNWCAKCNATFRMTSDLVYHMRSHHKREFDPIKRKRDDKLQCDVCKETFKERHHLTRHMTSHS, from the exons GTGGATGTTCATGACAGTCAGCTGGGAACGGCCTGGTTGCCGTACGTGAGAGCGGCGCGGTCAATGGACGAACAGAATATGGAGGCTTACACAAAGGATGGACACATTTACTATAG GACCTTGCAGATCATTCGAAGCGGGAAGGAGCTACTTGTCTGGTACAGCAAAGACTTCGCCCAGATTCTCGGAATACACGTTTCCCTAACTCCGATAG ATGGTGACGAAATTCCGTGTCCGAAATGCGGGGAGAGTTTCCAGTACCAGTATTCAATGTTAGCGCATGCGCGCTTCCGGTGTAACGGTTCACAAAGCACCAGTTCAATAAGTCCTGGTCGCAGACACCCCAAAACAGATCACGCTCTACCAAGTCCAAGTTTTAGCGACGGGCACGCAAGTGACAATTCTGATAACTCAGACATAAGGATATTAAAACGTAAAAGTGATTCTGatgttgaccttgacctaagtcCAGCCAAGGTCATGGTTGTAGAGGAGAATAACAATGTCGCCACGCCCCCTCAGTGTTCTCCAAAAGCGGAACGAGAGAGAGGTGAAGCTGGAAGTGCTTTCAGGAAAGTGGAAAAGTCGACTGTAAGCCACTCCCCAACCGGACAGTCTAATGAGGCAAGAACATCTGTTCACAGACAAGAATCTAGATCAATCGCAAATGAAATGTTACAGGAAAAAAGCCAGGACAACTTAATGCGTCATCTGTACAATAAGAGAATGATGCCATCGGCTGCATTGAACAACCGTTTTGTTGGCGGGTTTGGAATGATGATGCCAAATTGGCTTGTTCCGAAATCATCCAGCACCCAGCAGTACATTGATCCACGGTTATATGCCGAAAGGTGCCCAGTGCCAACGTCAAGCAAACCGAACTTTTTTCAGAACCTTCCCGGACCAATAAATGTGCTATCCCAGGACGCCATAAGGTCGTATCCAAACGGTGAAATGTTGAGTAAGCAGATTCTGATGGAGCAACTACGAAAATCTCAGCTTCCGTGCGTGCCGACGGCGAATCCAATGGTTGAGAAAATTCTGCAGACCGCCTCCACTCCGCCAATACTGCAGCGTCCAATACAGCAAATGAATCTGGCCCAAAACTGGTGCGCAAAATGTAACGCGACGTTCCGCATGACTAGCGATCTCGTTTACCACATGCGATCTCACCACAAGCGAGAGTTTGACCCAATTAAGCGGAAACGAGATGACAAACTACAGTGTGACGTGTGCAAAGAAACTTTCAAAGAACGTCATCATCTCACACGACATATGACGTCACACAGTTGA